A window of the Microplitis mediator isolate UGA2020A chromosome 5, iyMicMedi2.1, whole genome shotgun sequence genome harbors these coding sequences:
- the LOC130668961 gene encoding RNA-binding protein 39 isoform X1: MRGISESSPSRTMADDLDVEAMLEAPYKKGEQDSSSKDKSRENGSSRTSSRKNKHRSRSRSRSRDRRDRRDREKDRDKTKDRDRDRDRDRERDRDRDRDRGDRGDRDRERDREKDRERERERERDRERDKRRRSRSKDKKDREPEPDKDRDRERDRREREIRDRRRKRSLTPITLPRARPFGKGVSPLGLRNDELTPEERDARTVFCMQLSQRIRARDLEEFFSSVGKVQDVRLITCNKTRRFKGIAYVEFKDPESVTLALGLSGQKLLGVPIVVQHTQAEKNRMGNSMPNLMPKGQTGPMRLYVGSLHFNITEDMLRGIFEPFGKIDNIQLIMDPETGRSKGYGFLTFRNSDDAKKALEQLNGFELAGRPMKVGNVTERTDLMQGNSLLDTDELDRSGIDLGATGRLQLMFKLAEGTGLEIPPAAANALNMAPALTAPQPAQQPAPPIATQCFMLSNMFDPQNESNPNWAREIRDDVIEECNKHGGVLHVYLDQASPQGNVYVKCPSIATAVAAVNSLHGRWFAGRVITAAYVPLVNYHSLFPDAMTALQLLTPSAPRRGI, translated from the exons ATGCGTGGCATTTCAGAAAGTTCTCCAAGTCGAACAATGGCCGATGACTTGGATGTAGAAGCGATGCTGGAGGCTCCCTATAAAAAAGGG GAGCAGGACTCCTCATCCAAAGACAAGTCCAGGGAGAATGGGTCAAGCAGAACATCATCTAG gaagAACAAACATAGATCACGATCGCGTTCTCGGTCGCGGGATCGGCGAGATCGCCGCGATCGGGAGAAAGACCGGGACAAGACCAAGGACCGCGATCGCGACCGTGACCGTGACCGAGAACGGGACCGAGACCGGGACCGAGATCGTGGGGACAGGGGAGACAGAGATCGCGAGCGGGACCGAGAAAAAGACAGAGAGCGGGAGCGGGAACGCGAGCGAGACCGCGAAAGAGACAAAAGACGCAGGTCCAGGTCGAAGGACAAGAAGGACCGAGAGCCAGAGCCTGACAAGGATCGGGACCGCGAGCGCGATCGACGAGAAAGAGAAATACGTGATCGAAGAAGAAAGAGATCTTTGACTCCAATCACTTTGCCTAGAGCACGGCCTTTTGGAAAAGGAGTCAGTCCTTTGGGatt GAGGAACGATGAGTTGACCCCAGAAGAACGCGACGCACGCACAGTATTCTGTATGCAATTGAGCCAACGCATCAGAGCACGTGATCTCGAGGAATTTTTCTCGAGCGTTGGTAAAGTTCAAGACGTCCGACTTATCACGTGCAACAAAACGCGCAGATTCAAAGGAATTGCTTATGTAGAGTTCAAAGATCCCGAGAGTGTAACTCTAGCTCTCGGGCTGTCTGGCCAAAAGCTCCTGGGAGTTCCCATCGTCGTACAACACACTCAGGCCGAGAAGAATCGCATGGGAAATTCAATGCCAAATTTAATGCCTAAAGGACAAACCGGGCCTATGAGACTCTACGTCGGGTCTCTGCATTTCAACATCACCGAAGACATGCTCCGCGGAATCTTCGAACCCTTCGGCAAGATCGACAACATCCAGCTGATAATGGACCCCGAGACTGGTCGCAGCAAAGGCTACGGCTTCTTGACCTTCAGAAATTCAGACGATGCCAAGAAGGCACTGGAACAGTTGAACGGCTTCGAACTCGCCGGTAGACCCATGAAAGTTGGCAACGTCACCGAGAGAACGGATCTGATGCAAGGAAATTCACTTCTGGACACCGACGAACTGGATCGCAGTGGTATCGATCTCGGCGCCACTGGAAGGTTGCAGCTGATGTTCAAATTAGCTGAAGGAACCGGTCTAGAGATACCACCAGCTGCTGCTAATGCGCTGAACATGGCACCTGCACTCACTGCACCTCAGCCAGCTCAGCAACCGGCACCTCCTATCGCCACTCAATGTTTCATGCTCTCCAACATGTTTGACCCACAAAA cgAGTCAAATCCAAATTGGGCGCGCGAGATCCGCGACGACGTAATTGAAGAGTGCAACAAACACGGCGGAGTGTTGCACGTGTACTTGGACCAAGCCTCGCCTCAGGGCAACGTCTACGTAAAATGCCCGTCAATAGCAACAGCTGTCGCGGCAGTTAATTCACTGCACGGTCGGTGGTTCGCTGGTCGTGTCATAACAGCCGCTTATGTGCCTCTCGTTAATTATCACTCTCTATTCCCCGACGCCATGACAGCTCTCCAGTTACTCACCCCCAGTGCGCCAAGAAGAGGGATTTGA
- the LOC130668960 gene encoding 2',5'-phosphodiesterase 12, translated as MPMVLNYCRANNQLGLLIVNKINNLFVRTNCKTVFKMNEAYLRYTAGNETFDFTFRFSKPEINVDRQFNFSRRTSENVENFLRRLDANMTKVLDKKTKKLMRRNKKKLSSSQEDLVEEQVDNVKAGNIFLIKDNDKMNLLEPCSKFLEDSSQLKISILGKMYDVKLNAPWIVNVTLPTCILANFPVYPSEFDSIHVDRKLSDFTWYKMVLDDRKKTTWELVGEGFLYTPSAKDVGAKLKLKCLPRNERLEGPEIEVEAKVDVEAGPGVCPFETRHAFTRNKLTDDYFRVTSYNILADTYADSDYSRDVLFSYCPPYALAIDYRKLLIIKELIGYNSDIICLQEVDSKVYENDLQPSLSLLNYGGVFFAKGITSEGSAIMYDNKRFEILDHKGIVMSEGIESNLVFKDTWDKITNEDAKQRFKDRNTSILIVVLKSLDNPKEILVIGNTHLYFHPDADHIRLLQSYFSLTACQDTADKIRQQYPEHNVTMMLCGDFNSTPVDGVYEFVTKNNIPADHKDWSSNAEQKIENVSVSHNLALKSACGTPEYTNFTVEFADCLDYIFYESNKLEVSQVIPMPSKEELALNSAIPSVVFPSDHIALCVDMKWRSPQ; from the exons atgccaatggttttaaattattgccgCGCAAACAATCAACTTGGATTACTGATtgtcaacaaaataaataatttgtttgtaAGAACGAATTGCAAAactgtatttaaaatgaacGAAGCATATTTACGATATACTGCTGGTAATGAGACGTTCGATTTCACATTTCGTTTTTCCAAACCGGAAATAAATGTCGACAGGCAGTTCAATTTCTCCAGAAGGACTTCAGAGAATGTGGAAAATTTTCTGCGGAGGCTCGACGCCAACATGACAAAAGTTTTGGATAAaaagactaaaaaattaatgagaagaaataaaaaaaaattatcatcttCTCAGGAAGATCTCGTGGAAGAACAAGTCGACAATGTCAAGgcgggaaatatttttttgattaaagatAACGACAAGATGAATTTATTGGAGCCTTGTAGTAAATTTCTGGAGGATTCTTCTCAGCTGAAGATTTCTATCTTAGGAAAAATGTATGACGTTAAATTAAATGCGCCTTGGATAGTAAACGTCACTTTACCCACCTGCATTTTGGCCAATTTTCCAGTCTATCCATCAGAGTTTGATTCCATTCATGTCGACAGAAAGCTGTCAGATTTTACCTGGTACAAAATGGTGCTCGATGACAGGAAGAAGACAACCTGGGAGCTGGTTGGCGAGGGATTTTTGTACACTCCCAGTGCTAAAGATGTCGGAGCTAAACTTAAACTGAAATGTTTGCCTCGAAATGAGCGACTTGAAGGCCCGGAAATAGAAGTCGAAGCTAAAGTTGATGTCGAAGCTGGTCCAGGGGTTTGTCCTTTTGAAACCCGACATGCATTTACTCGCAACAAGTTGACTGATGATTATTTCCGGGTCActtcttataatattttagctGATACTTATGCTGATTCTGATTATTCACGTGATGTCTTGTTTTCATATTGTCCGCCTTATGCTCTGGCCATTGATTACCGCAAGCTTTTGATTATCAAAGAGCTGATAg gataTAATTCAGATATCATTTGCTTGCAAGAAGTTGACAGCAAAGTTTACGAAAATGACTTGCAGCCTTCACTGTCTTTGTTGAATTACGGCGGAGTTTTTTTTGCGAAAGGAATCACCAGCGAAGGCTCGGCTATTATGTATGACAACAAACGGTTTGAAATTCTAGATCACAAAGGAATTGTTATGAGTGAAGGTATTGAAagtaatttagtttttaaagaTACTTGggataaaataacaaatgagGATGCGAAGCAGAGATTTAAAGACCGGAATACATCAATACTG atCGTAGTTTTAAAATCTCTAGATAATCCTAAAGAAATCCTAGTAATAGGAAACACTCATCTCTACTTTCATCCAGATGCAGACCACATAAGACTACTGCAGTCTTACTTTAGTTTGACTGCTTGCCAAGACACTGCGGATAAAATCCGTCAGCAG TATCCGGAGCACAACGTGACTATGATGCTGTGCGGGGATTTCAACAGCACACCAGTCGATGGAGTCTATGAGTTTGTGACGAAGAATAATATTCCAGCGGACCACAAAGATTGGTCTTCAA ATGCCGaacaaaaaatagaaaacGTCTCAGTGTCTCACAACTTGGCTCTAAAAAGTGCATGCGGAACTCCAGAGTACACGAATTTCACCGTCGAGTTCGCTGATTGTCTGGATTACATTTTCTACGAGTCAAATAAATTGGAAGTAAGCCAAGTAATTCCCATGCCAAGTAAAGAAGAGCTGGCACTAAATAGCGCCATACCCTCAGTCGTATTTCCCAGTGACCACATCGCCCTTTGTGTGGATATGAAGTGGCGCTCACcccaatga
- the LOC130668961 gene encoding RNA-binding protein 39 isoform X2 produces MADDLDVEAMLEAPYKKGEQDSSSKDKSRENGSSRTSSRKNKHRSRSRSRSRDRRDRRDREKDRDKTKDRDRDRDRDRERDRDRDRDRGDRGDRDRERDREKDRERERERERDRERDKRRRSRSKDKKDREPEPDKDRDRERDRREREIRDRRRKRSLTPITLPRARPFGKGVSPLGLRNDELTPEERDARTVFCMQLSQRIRARDLEEFFSSVGKVQDVRLITCNKTRRFKGIAYVEFKDPESVTLALGLSGQKLLGVPIVVQHTQAEKNRMGNSMPNLMPKGQTGPMRLYVGSLHFNITEDMLRGIFEPFGKIDNIQLIMDPETGRSKGYGFLTFRNSDDAKKALEQLNGFELAGRPMKVGNVTERTDLMQGNSLLDTDELDRSGIDLGATGRLQLMFKLAEGTGLEIPPAAANALNMAPALTAPQPAQQPAPPIATQCFMLSNMFDPQNESNPNWAREIRDDVIEECNKHGGVLHVYLDQASPQGNVYVKCPSIATAVAAVNSLHGRWFAGRVITAAYVPLVNYHSLFPDAMTALQLLTPSAPRRGI; encoded by the exons ATGGCCGATGACTTGGATGTAGAAGCGATGCTGGAGGCTCCCTATAAAAAAGGG GAGCAGGACTCCTCATCCAAAGACAAGTCCAGGGAGAATGGGTCAAGCAGAACATCATCTAG gaagAACAAACATAGATCACGATCGCGTTCTCGGTCGCGGGATCGGCGAGATCGCCGCGATCGGGAGAAAGACCGGGACAAGACCAAGGACCGCGATCGCGACCGTGACCGTGACCGAGAACGGGACCGAGACCGGGACCGAGATCGTGGGGACAGGGGAGACAGAGATCGCGAGCGGGACCGAGAAAAAGACAGAGAGCGGGAGCGGGAACGCGAGCGAGACCGCGAAAGAGACAAAAGACGCAGGTCCAGGTCGAAGGACAAGAAGGACCGAGAGCCAGAGCCTGACAAGGATCGGGACCGCGAGCGCGATCGACGAGAAAGAGAAATACGTGATCGAAGAAGAAAGAGATCTTTGACTCCAATCACTTTGCCTAGAGCACGGCCTTTTGGAAAAGGAGTCAGTCCTTTGGGatt GAGGAACGATGAGTTGACCCCAGAAGAACGCGACGCACGCACAGTATTCTGTATGCAATTGAGCCAACGCATCAGAGCACGTGATCTCGAGGAATTTTTCTCGAGCGTTGGTAAAGTTCAAGACGTCCGACTTATCACGTGCAACAAAACGCGCAGATTCAAAGGAATTGCTTATGTAGAGTTCAAAGATCCCGAGAGTGTAACTCTAGCTCTCGGGCTGTCTGGCCAAAAGCTCCTGGGAGTTCCCATCGTCGTACAACACACTCAGGCCGAGAAGAATCGCATGGGAAATTCAATGCCAAATTTAATGCCTAAAGGACAAACCGGGCCTATGAGACTCTACGTCGGGTCTCTGCATTTCAACATCACCGAAGACATGCTCCGCGGAATCTTCGAACCCTTCGGCAAGATCGACAACATCCAGCTGATAATGGACCCCGAGACTGGTCGCAGCAAAGGCTACGGCTTCTTGACCTTCAGAAATTCAGACGATGCCAAGAAGGCACTGGAACAGTTGAACGGCTTCGAACTCGCCGGTAGACCCATGAAAGTTGGCAACGTCACCGAGAGAACGGATCTGATGCAAGGAAATTCACTTCTGGACACCGACGAACTGGATCGCAGTGGTATCGATCTCGGCGCCACTGGAAGGTTGCAGCTGATGTTCAAATTAGCTGAAGGAACCGGTCTAGAGATACCACCAGCTGCTGCTAATGCGCTGAACATGGCACCTGCACTCACTGCACCTCAGCCAGCTCAGCAACCGGCACCTCCTATCGCCACTCAATGTTTCATGCTCTCCAACATGTTTGACCCACAAAA cgAGTCAAATCCAAATTGGGCGCGCGAGATCCGCGACGACGTAATTGAAGAGTGCAACAAACACGGCGGAGTGTTGCACGTGTACTTGGACCAAGCCTCGCCTCAGGGCAACGTCTACGTAAAATGCCCGTCAATAGCAACAGCTGTCGCGGCAGTTAATTCACTGCACGGTCGGTGGTTCGCTGGTCGTGTCATAACAGCCGCTTATGTGCCTCTCGTTAATTATCACTCTCTATTCCCCGACGCCATGACAGCTCTCCAGTTACTCACCCCCAGTGCGCCAAGAAGAGGGATTTGA